From a single Peromyscus maniculatus bairdii isolate BWxNUB_F1_BW_parent chromosome 4, HU_Pman_BW_mat_3.1, whole genome shotgun sequence genomic region:
- the Arfrp1 gene encoding ADP-ribosylation factor-related protein 1 isoform X3: protein MSLSKITTTVGLNIGTVDVGKARLMFWDLGGQEELQSLWDKYYAECHGVIYVIDSTDEERLSESKEAFEKVVSSEALDGVPILVLANKQDVETCLSIPDIKTAFSDCTCKIGRRDCLTQACSALTGKGVREGIEWMVKCVVRNVHRPPRQRDIT, encoded by the exons ATGAGTCTATCCAAAATCACTACTACCGTGGGTCTAAACA TTGGCACTGTGGACGTGGGGAAGGCTCGTCTCATGTTCTGGGACTTAGGTGGGCAAGAAGAGCTACAGTCTTTGTGGGACAAG tACTATGCAGAGTGCCATGGCGTCATCTATGTCATTGACTCCACTGATGAGGAGAGACTGTCAGAATCCAAAGAGGCATTTG AGAAGGTGGTTTCGAGTGAAGCACTGGACGGTGTCCCCATCCTGGTGTTGGCCAACAAGCAGGATGTGGAG ACCTGCCTCTCCATTCCTGACATCAAGACTGCATTCAGTGACTGTACCTGCAAGATTGGCCGGCGAGACTGTCTGACCCAGGCCTGCTCTGCTCTCACAGG AAAAGGAGTTCGAGAGGGCATCGAATGGATGGTGAAGTGTGTCGTTCGGAATGTTCACCGGCCACCACGGCAGAGGGACATCACATAA
- the Arfrp1 gene encoding ADP-ribosylation factor-related protein 1 isoform X1 yields MYTLLSGLYKYMFQKDEYCILILGLDNAGKTTFLEQSKTRFNKNYKGMSLSKITTTVGLNIGTVDVGKARLMFWDLGGQEELQSLWDKYYAECHGVIYVIDSTDEERLSESKEAFEKVVSSEALDGVPILVLANKQDVETCLSIPDIKTAFSDCTCKIGRRDCLTQACSALTGKGVREGIEWMVKCVVRNVHRPPRQRDIT; encoded by the exons ATGTACACGCTGCTTTCGGGGCTGTACAAGTACATGTTCCAGAAGGATGAATACTGCATCCTGATCCTGGGCCTGGACAATGCTGGGAAGACA acCTTCTTGGAACAATCAAAAACACGGTTTAACAAGAACTACAAGGGGATGAGTCTATCCAAAATCACTACTACCGTGGGTCTAAACA TTGGCACTGTGGACGTGGGGAAGGCTCGTCTCATGTTCTGGGACTTAGGTGGGCAAGAAGAGCTACAGTCTTTGTGGGACAAG tACTATGCAGAGTGCCATGGCGTCATCTATGTCATTGACTCCACTGATGAGGAGAGACTGTCAGAATCCAAAGAGGCATTTG AGAAGGTGGTTTCGAGTGAAGCACTGGACGGTGTCCCCATCCTGGTGTTGGCCAACAAGCAGGATGTGGAG ACCTGCCTCTCCATTCCTGACATCAAGACTGCATTCAGTGACTGTACCTGCAAGATTGGCCGGCGAGACTGTCTGACCCAGGCCTGCTCTGCTCTCACAGG AAAAGGAGTTCGAGAGGGCATCGAATGGATGGTGAAGTGTGTCGTTCGGAATGTTCACCGGCCACCACGGCAGAGGGACATCACATAA
- the Arfrp1 gene encoding ADP-ribosylation factor-related protein 1 isoform X2: MLGRQLQVSCHQPAKSILQAETFLEQSKTRFNKNYKGMSLSKITTTVGLNIGTVDVGKARLMFWDLGGQEELQSLWDKYYAECHGVIYVIDSTDEERLSESKEAFEKVVSSEALDGVPILVLANKQDVETCLSIPDIKTAFSDCTCKIGRRDCLTQACSALTGKGVREGIEWMVKCVVRNVHRPPRQRDIT; this comes from the exons ATGCTGGGAAGACA ACTACAGGTTAGTTGCCACCAGCCCGCGAAGAGCATTCTACAGGCAgag acCTTCTTGGAACAATCAAAAACACGGTTTAACAAGAACTACAAGGGGATGAGTCTATCCAAAATCACTACTACCGTGGGTCTAAACA TTGGCACTGTGGACGTGGGGAAGGCTCGTCTCATGTTCTGGGACTTAGGTGGGCAAGAAGAGCTACAGTCTTTGTGGGACAAG tACTATGCAGAGTGCCATGGCGTCATCTATGTCATTGACTCCACTGATGAGGAGAGACTGTCAGAATCCAAAGAGGCATTTG AGAAGGTGGTTTCGAGTGAAGCACTGGACGGTGTCCCCATCCTGGTGTTGGCCAACAAGCAGGATGTGGAG ACCTGCCTCTCCATTCCTGACATCAAGACTGCATTCAGTGACTGTACCTGCAAGATTGGCCGGCGAGACTGTCTGACCCAGGCCTGCTCTGCTCTCACAGG AAAAGGAGTTCGAGAGGGCATCGAATGGATGGTGAAGTGTGTCGTTCGGAATGTTCACCGGCCACCACGGCAGAGGGACATCACATAA
- the Arfrp1 gene encoding ADP-ribosylation factor-related protein 1 isoform X4, translating to MYTLLSGLYKYMFQKDEYCILILGLDNAGKTTFLEQSKTRFNKNYKGMSLSKITTTVGLNIGTVDVGKARLMFWDLGGQEELQSLWDKYYAECHGVIYVIDSTDEERLSESKEAFEKEFERASNGW from the exons ATGTACACGCTGCTTTCGGGGCTGTACAAGTACATGTTCCAGAAGGATGAATACTGCATCCTGATCCTGGGCCTGGACAATGCTGGGAAGACA acCTTCTTGGAACAATCAAAAACACGGTTTAACAAGAACTACAAGGGGATGAGTCTATCCAAAATCACTACTACCGTGGGTCTAAACA TTGGCACTGTGGACGTGGGGAAGGCTCGTCTCATGTTCTGGGACTTAGGTGGGCAAGAAGAGCTACAGTCTTTGTGGGACAAG tACTATGCAGAGTGCCATGGCGTCATCTATGTCATTGACTCCACTGATGAGGAGAGACTGTCAGAATCCAAAGAGGCATTTG AAAAGGAGTTCGAGAGGGCATCGAATGGATGGTGA